Within Spinacia oleracea cultivar Varoflay chromosome 4, BTI_SOV_V1, whole genome shotgun sequence, the genomic segment gagtaactataacatataaaaagtaactatataaaatgaagagtaactatcacatataaagaagaactatatactgtagagtaactatcacatataaaaaggagttatattaactgtgagtaactataatatataaacattaactgtataaaatgaagagtaactatcccatataatgataactatatttataataaagtaactataatttatgaaaggtaactatattaattatagagtaacttcacataacgaaataatctatataagcaataaactacatttaacttatagtaactataacatataaagaataactatattaactgtagagtaactataacaatcattagatcctaagtaagtatgttaaatatagagtaactattacatgtaaagagtaactatatgaactgtagagtaactataacaatcaatagatcttaagtaacaatgttaaatatagagtaactataacatataaaaagtaactatataaaatgaagagtaaccATCACAAATAAAGAAGAACTatatactgtagagtaactataacatataaaaaggAGTAATATTAACTGtgagtaactataatatataaacagtaactgtataaaatgaagagtaactatcccatataatgataactatatttataataaagtaactataatttatgaaaggtaactatattaattatagagtaacttcacataacgaaataatctatataagcaataaactacatttaacttatagtaactataacatataaagaataactatattaactgtagagtaactataacaatcaatagatcctaagtaagtatgttaaatatagagtaactataacaaataaagagtaactatatgaactgtagagtaactataacaatcaatagatcttaagtaactatgttaattatatagtaactataacatataaagagtaactatataaatattaagagtaactatcacatttaatgataactatatttgtatttgtacaggTTCAATAATACATTCAATTGATACAAACCACAACATCTTTGAAAATCCAAATAATGAGCAAGAAGAAAACATTGATAAAGAATTAGATGGCAGTTTAATTGGAGAAGCAAGGAAAACAACCGATGAGATTTATGATCTATATTGCAAACATGCTGCTATTATTGGTTTTAGTGTACGAAAAGGGAAGAatagatataaagaaggaaccaCAATTGTTAATGGAAAATACTTCTACTGCTCTGCTGCTGGAATAAGAGACCCTCCTAAAAACAAAGAACTCAAAAATGAAGATGATCAATCAGatgcaaaaaagaaagaaaggagaaagagggttatgataacaagaacaaaatgtgaagctcaaatatttgcaaagaagaatgaaaatggagattttgaaatagaaaagcaTGTAGTGGTACATAATCACCCATTGACGAGAAATAAGTAATTATCTCCACCGATCGGAACGACAAATGACAGAACCTAAAAAAGAAGCTATTGAGGCAATGTCAGAATGTGGTCTAAGACCAATGGAGTCTTATAGGTATATGTCAACAGAAACTGGCGGAGACGACTGTGTAGGTCATACGATGATTGATCATCTAAACTACTGCTACAagttaaaaatgaagcaaattgATGGCAAGGATTCACAAACACTAGTGAACAAACTGTATGACATACAATCAATAGATCCCGAGTTCTTTTTCAGAGTAAGACTCAATGCTGAAGGAAAAGTTGAGTGCCTATTTTGGAGGGATTCTATGATGAGAGAAGATTACAAAATATATGGAGATGTTCTAGTTTTTGATGCTACATTCAGAACCAATAAGTACAATCTCATATGTGCTCCATTTGTTGGTATCAATAACCATTGGAAAAACACAATGTTTGCTTGTGCTTTCATTGGGGATGAAACCACAGAATCTTTCGTTTGGGTGTTTGAAACTTTTCTGAAGGCTATGGGAAGAAAGCACCCTATATCAATTTTCACTGATCAAGATGCAGCTATTGCTGCTGGAATGGAACAGGTACCTcttcatatattatagttactattttgacaatatagtaactctttataaaatatagttactattttaacaatatagtatctctttataaaatatagttactattttgacaatatagtaactcttaattcaatatagttactattctaaaattatagtaacactttataaagtatagtcactagtagaaaaaacccctgttgcagcccccttgttgcagcgtacatgtattaatacgcttcaacaactagttggtcaacgcgggtcaaaccatttaaatggttgttgcagcgtacaatttaattgttccctgcaaaagtgtttgttgcagcgtacattttaaaagccccctgcaatagcccgttttattgcagcgtacatttaaaagccccctgcaataacccggATAAAAAAATTCGCTGCAATATTATACTACGGAGTAATTCAGAACAAATTAAGCATCTCAAAACTTCAGCTCTCGCGCGCGctcaactcccttcttcttccccatagctttccctgcgtcgcccccctcaaaaaaaaaaccattcctGCGTCATCAATCTAGCTTCCTCGTCGAGTCGTCGGTGGTTCTGGCCTCCTCGCCAGTCGCCGGTGGGTCTCTTTTCTCGCCTCCTCTGCAGATGCCGTTTTGTTCAATTCATTTTTTTGAGTTCTGTGCTTCGTTTTaggttttgttcaatttgtttgttcaattcgttttagggtttgttctattcttttgttcaattcgtttttacggttcaattcgtttgttcaattcgtttttagggtttgttcaattcgttttttagGGTTTATTCATAGATAAAGATGGGGCGGTGTTGGAATTAgagaatggtggtggtggtggtggcggtcgTGGTGGGGTGGAGCAGGGGAGGTGGGTTGACTGTTGTTAATTGCATTGTACGTACTATTGAAATGTGATttttcatgttataattctttACCTTCATTTTTTATGGTCTTGTTGTATTTTCATCCTATCATTTCCAGAAGCTGTATTGATCATAAATCTCTGAAGCAAAGTGGTGACCTTTTCTCTGAGTTGTTCATTTGACGTTCACTTATTGTTGGATGTACCAAGAACACAATTGATGCTATTTTCTTACAAATTATGGGTGTTTGGAAATATTAACTCATTATGAAATGATGAAAGTAGAATATTTAGGCTTTTGCTTTGTATTATTTAAGTagaccttatgacctaattatCTTCCTTTCAGGCCACAGATTACTACGGAAAAGCTGTGCAGTTGAATTGGAATAGTCCCcaggtttttttctttttgtatttgGCTATTTTATCTTTTTACTACAATTCTTTAGATTTCTGTTCATTTTTGTCATTGTAACAATCTCATTGTTCCTTTCCAGGCGCTTAACAACTGGGGACTTGCACTGCAGGTAATATTTCTCATCTATACAGTGAGAAATGCAGAAAGGAAAGGCTGAGATGCATTTTTTTTACACTAGAAAGTTAGTGGCAGTACAATGCTCTCAGACTTTGGCTTTACCATTCCCTGTTTTGTGATACAGGAACTCAGTGCGATAGTCCCTGCTAAGGAAAAGCATAACATTGTTAAGACGGCAATTAGTAAGGTGCAAACATATTACTTGATAAACCCAAGATAACTAAATGATTTTAGGTGTGGGTTACATACGAAATTATGAATATTATTGAATCTTCACTATTATTTGATTCTCTGTAATATACCTTGATGCAGTTCCGTGCAGCAATTCAGTTGCAGTTTGCCTTTCATAGGGCTATTTACAACCTCGGAACTGTTTTGGTTAGTCCTCAATTATTCTTTTCTGTTTTAGCAATGCTTGTCCAGtgctttcttctttcttttattattatcatcTGGATATTGTGTTGTATTGAAGGGTTACACGGTCACTGAGATCGGATGATAAGGTGAGTTATGTATATTTTGGTTTTGCAGTATGGCTTAGCCGAGGACTTGCTAAGAATCGGGGGATCAGTCAGCCATAATGATATTTCGCCCAATGACTTGTATAGTCAGTGCGCTGTCTATATTGCAGCTGCTCACGCATTGAAGCCAAATTACTCGGTAAGCTCTCTGCAATTCTGGTTTCTCATCTTCACCCTCCCTGCCTCTTCAGCGGTCCTCACGAAACATTGATGCGGGTAGGCTTGTATACACCTCAACCTTCCTAAATCTGCTTTGGTAGAATTCTTGGTGGGTGTTTTTTTGTCTCTTGAAATTGGACCTATTGGGCTCTTGCGCTTTGTATTTTTCATCCTGATACAACTTTCAAGCTCAGAATATTATTGGAGAAATGCAAGGAAAAATTATAACGCAAAATCATTATGCTAGGCCAATGTATTCCTATTGCAAACAGTTGCATCATATCTGTTTTCTCTGACGAGGTTTCTTGTTGAGTTgtaattttgacagtttttttggTTTTGCTTTTAAACTTGTAGGTCTACCGCAGTGCACTGAGGCTAGTCCGTTCTATGGTAAGAGTGCTTTACATAAAATCAACAGAAAGTGTACATAGTTCTAGTTACATTTCAGCATTTTACGTGACTGTAAAAACCACATTCTACTTTCCATTTAGTTATCCTCAATGCTAGTTTGACCCTCTCCCCACCCCTCAATAGGTAATCCCTTTACGGCTTTACCCGAATCAAATTATCAAGTACTTTGTGTATGTTTAAGGACACTCCCAGAGCTTTGATCAACTTTCACCTTTCATGAATGTCAAGTGAAAACATATCAAGGAATATAGTAGAGACGTTCCTTAAAATTCTGTTTCCGAAGCTTGACCTTTTAGGGACAGAAATTATGGTTCAATTGATATTTGTTTGATTTAGTTCTCTACTCTAGTTACTCTAGTTGCTTCTGGAGATAATCCAGTGTTTCAAGGAAGAGGGCGGggagggggggagggggggggggggggaaagaGGAAATGTTCTTGCAGACAAAACATGCACCTTTATGCATTTTCATATATAGTGGTTTGTGTTGCTCCCTGACGTTAACACAAGGCTTCTCCTTTTGCAGTGTGTTAAGTCATGATTTGTTCTAAATCTCTCTTATCTATTTTTCAGCTTCCTTTGCCCTATCTTAAAGTGGGATATCTGACGGCTCCACCTCCAGGAAATCCAATAGGCCCCCATAGTGATTGGAAGCGGACACAATTTGTCCTTAACCATGAGGGTCTTTATCAGGTAATTTCACTATCTCCTGGCTTGGGAAGGAAAGTGAATATTTAATCAGACACTCCAGGATGTTAGACAGGCAATATTTAATCAGACACTTCAGGTGTTGTGCTTTCCATGGCTCAGTTGCATTGCGTTTAGAGCATTGTTTAGCTAAATAATCCTATTTTTCTAAACATCTTTCCATGTGATATCTTTTCATATAGTAACAAATACATTTCTTTGATGAAAACTATATGGGAAGTTCTACATCCTGACCTCTTCGTTTGGGAAATTCTACATGGTGGAAACTAAAAAGTTTCATTTTCTTGGTAATGGCTTAATACACTAAGTGTCGTTATCAACTAAAGTTATGGCTAACCCACCACTAATTTACCATATTTCTGACCCTAAATATAATTACTAACCTACCCTCTAGTTAATACACCTCACTCCAAGTCTCCCACCACCACCCACCATCCAAACCAACCTAACCACCCCACGCCACCACCTGACCCCACCGACCAGTCCAACCCCATCGCGCTACCTGACCCCACCACCGCACCCACCACTCTACCACCCAATCTCACCACTTCTTCTCTCCATCTTCACCAACAAGGCAACAACCACACGCAGCCCACGTCTCCGCTGGCAAGCCAGTTTAGCTATCAACGAGCTATTCCCCAGCCAATCTGTTCAGCGAACCAGCCAACCAATTCAAATGCAAACTTGGCAACATCAAAAGAATCGAGatgtctttttcttcttcttctcatgGATCTGACAAAGCTGACTCGGAGAAATCGGCTTGGCCTCTCCAGCAACAGCTTCCCCAGTCCAACCTCGTTTATATTCAACAATTTAACTTCTATAAATAGATCGTTTTTGCAGAACAATAATTTTTTTGGGtccctttaatttatttattttccaccATGTAAAATTTTCCAAACCAGTAGACCACCATGTAGAATTTCCCAAATTATATTGATTGTTGTTTGTCTTTGTTTTCCAACGTCTTGCAGTGAAGTTAGCAATGCCTCTCTTTCTCCCTTTCTCTATCTTGACTTGAGAAACTTGCAAGGATACTGTATTGTACTCGTTTCATCCTTGGGGTTGATTTAGCATCTGAAAGTTACTTTAGTTGGAATTTTCACCTATGGATACTTGCGATGGAGAGCTATCAAGTTCTTGTTATATGGTAGTTTCTTTAATTGGTTTTCTAAAATTTATGGGGACCTATCTATTGCTGTGTGTAACTAAGATAGATATCTCTTGAGATTTTCTCAATTATATGTGGAGACATGACATTCATCTTGACTCAGGCAGTTGGATAATGGTATAGATTATGGAGATATGTTGAGATATTTGACCATTGTGCAATCTGATGGATGGTTGAAAGTAATGTTTCTTACTGAACCACCCCTTTCTAATGCAGATTGTATCCGAACAAAAGACATCACGGCAGAGTCTTTCTAGCAAGCAAGTAGATGGgccaaatataaaaaatagaGCCGTCAAAGTTGACATCCCTGACATTGTTTCAGTGTCAGCATCTGCTGATCTTACTTTACCACCTGGGGCTGGACTCTTCATTGACACAATACACGGACCTGTATACTTGGTTAGCAACTTCTTTTACCTTTTATATCTGCATTTTCCATACATCTCAATGATTCTTTTTCCTCAatgtctttttatttttttattttgacatAGGGTTAAATTTACTGAAATGAAAAAGTTTTACAAACTAAACAAAAAATTAAGGTCCTTATAGACCATTACATATATTACGAAACAAACTAAATGCATAAGCTTAACATTCACAAGGGTAGCCGGCTCTTTCCATAGCGGTCCTTGATTGTTTCTCAATTTGTTATGACGATAACTGGAAATTTGGCCTTATAACGCTGCTGTTCTCTCACTGGACATCTTAGGTAGCTGACTCGTGGGAATCTTTGGATGGTTGGCTGGATGCAATTCGTTTAGTTTACACAATTTTTGCTCGAGGTAAGAGTGATGTTTTGGCTGGTGTAATCACTGGATGATTAGTCTTTGACTCTTTGTTAAATGTATTAATTGTATTATCGGTAcgctttcttttcccttttaatTGGGTTGTGTAGCATAGAAATGTTTAATCACAGAAATCAATGTATATTATGTAGAATTTCCTGAggaaatcaattttttatatgcttagt encodes:
- the LOC130472158 gene encoding protein FAR1-RELATED SEQUENCE 5-like, which codes for MTEPKKEAIEAMSECGLRPMESYRYMSTETGGDDCVGHTMIDHLNYCYKLKMKQIDGKDSQTLVNKLYDIQSIDPEFFFRVRLNAEGKVECLFWRDSMMREDYKIYGDVLVFDATFRTNKYNLICAPFVGINNHWKNTMFACAFIGDETTESFVWVFETFLKAMGRKHPISIFTDQDAAIAAGMEQVPLHIL
- the LOC110781614 gene encoding protein HLB1-like, whose translation is MLPLPYLKVGYLTAPPPGNPIGPHSDWKRTQFVLNHEGLYQIVSEQKTSRQSLSSKQVDGPNIKNRAVKVDIPDIVSVSASADLTLPPGAGLFIDTIHGPVYLVADSWESLDGWLDAIRLVYTIFARGLHSEDCALCEEFDVVREQWAKFFTNKYLLLALARLIELV